The nucleotide sequence GAACAAGACAGACATTTCCAATCTCATTGGTGTCCAGCCTTTCAGAGTTGGATTGGCCAACTTTTGcccaaaacacatttacagacaAAGCCTTTGAACGTGTTCATGAGATGCCATTGGATCCCGTAAAAAGTTGTCTAAGTATTGCTTGTTAAGAAAGACAAAAGAGGCTCACCACGATTGACAATTTTGCCAAAAATTGCCGGGCTGTGGGTGGTCGGGCAGTTCCAGCGGCGGTTGCGGAACTGCCACTTGCACTCCTTTATGGCAGCGTGCAGCCCAGCGGCAATGGCGTGCAAGATGCCAGGATTCTGCCGAATTAGTCGACGCTGGCGACGACTCAGTAGAGCGAGGCTTGGGTCCAGGACCAACTGCACATTCTTGGAATTGGTAAGAAGGTTGGAAGAGGAAGCCACATTGACAATACCCCTGGCACAAGGACAACAAGAACAAGGGAAATCAGAGACTGGGAGCTGGCAGTTCATGCTCATGATGTGACCCTCTAAACTCTTAAACTGGTGTCTCTTGGCATCCCATGAGTGTTGTGCTTTCAAATTACAGTTTTCATTGTGCACTGCAATAATAAACAGTGGCAGATGATGTTCCAAGATCATGGGGAGACGGTAAGTCTGACTCACAATGCATGCTAAAGACTCCAAGgacagaaataatgaattattttgcttctttatataaaaactaaacacaacTTGCTATTTTCAAAACTGAAATGTAAAAGcacatcattttaaaacaatttcttaTTAATTTGTATTTAACGTGCTACTAAAATATGAGCTGGATGCCCACTTTTTATAAAGTGACAAAAGCAGAACAAGGTCTGGTTTAGGAAAACGTTAACAAATAAATTGAGTGTCCAACGCAAAACCATTCTACTTTTTGAGCTTTAACGAAAATAATATTGAATCTACATTTAAGATCTCCCTTTCCCTGTGTTTGACTAAAAGGCGAAAAGCACAAATATATGATGACCTTAACCTCTCAAGACCTGGCGTCATGGACATCATGTTTGTAGTTATGTTACCACTGTAGTTAATGCTGCTTAATGGGGCCCTGTGAGTACATGTAGAGGGAGAGCTCAAATGTTAGCTTGGGTCTCATGAGGTTAAATGACAGAAGAATTATCTGTTTTGTGgggaaaattttaaataaaatctgtttaacTAATACATAATTTCTCAGTTATTGcgacaaaaaataatttaccaCATGCTAGAAATGATCCAGGCTGACTATAATTGCCTGCATACAGTTTAAAACGAATTCTAAACAGAATTGCATTTTAAGCACTTGAAAACCCAGGCTGtataattttcaattttattccaGTTGGACTGATATTGTTGCTTATCTGGCCTTTAAAAGGACGCAGCCTTGAAAGCTGGTCCAGGGCAGGGTGTTAGTCTCGGCCTGTCAAAATGTTCAACCCAAACGGTGGTGAGGTGAagcctgggaaaaaaaaaacaaatccttgTGATCTCtgttttttgagtgttttctcTGATTTCATAGCAGAGCTCCCATTTTCCAGTTGTATTCATAGATTGAatcttgttttaaatatttgaatatgAATGAAATCACAGGCCACCGCAAAATTCTGTCGTTATATAGTCTCCCTGCCCGCAAAGAAGAGaaattttctttcttaaaatatgTGGGACAATATGTGAGGATTACAGATCCAGATTTTGGATGTGGAGATGTGGTTGtctgttttggatttaggctgCTGTACAGACCGGAATGTGCAGCATTAGATCAACACTGAACAAGAtctggtaaaaataaataaataaaatatgatcAGAACTGAaccaaaatttaatttaaattcaagGCTGGATGTTTCATGCCACactgtataaaaacaaaagtaaataaatgtaaatgcgTCATTGTTTGGTCTTTGCAAATCAATATTTGGGAAAATGcgagtaaaaatacatttaaaacaataaaatatatttcttcttttaggTCAGGTGGAGACATTTGGGGGGGAAAAGAGCAAATCTCAGAAGCATTTTAATGGATCGGTTACGTGGCAATGCGTTAGAGTGCGGAGTCACGGAATGTGTAAACCTCCGTGACTCCACAGCAAAGCGGGGTCTTCCCTGCTAAATTGCGGGGTTTGAAGTATCAGGCTGAATCAGTGCATCCCCTCACATCTGCTGCACTCACCACCACCGGCCGCTGTTGTTCACGGCCCCAGTGCCTGACAGCGAGGACACCAGCAGGATGCAGGCGGCTTTCAcccccagcagcagcaccagACTCCTCATCGTGACTTCAGGTCAAACACCGAGAGAAAATCCCATTTTAAAATCTGAATTcttactaaaaaaaatcaaattcgtTTTGTGActtgaaaatatttcaaaaaatacaaGCATCTGGAATGATCAACAGCATGCATGGTGTGGGTTTATGTACTCACAGTCCGGTGAGAGGACCTGCAGACTTTGGCAGCCCTAATTGACTTAAATGGATCTTAAGTGGAGACAGGTTGTTGAATGATGTGAAGTGTCCTGGCAAGATGCTGCTGCTCTAGATGTCCTCTTCACTCTGTCTCTCTCCGCGATGCTTTGCAAGGCGCATTGAACGTGTGGGACAGTCCCGAAGACTTGATCCCCTCGGTGACTGATAGGCAACACATTCTTCTCTTATTGAGCGCTACGAGGGGAATAAAAAAGGGATTTGCAGCCCTCATCTCCCTCTGTTTTTTCTCTCGCAGTCTTTTCAATAGGATTGGAGGGAGGGATAGTTAATGCTCTTCATAGGGTGCACAATGAATAAGGAAACACAAGAGAgcaaaaaagtgaaagaaggaaaaaatagGGCAGTCCACAGTGTTGCGCATATTATTTGTGGAATCTCACGGTCATCACATAATCCGTGCGTAAAAGTGTGCGTCCAGGAACATTTTCCCACTGGCCGTGCGCTTTCTTCCGTGCGCCCTGCAGCAGATGATACAGATGCTGCGAGTGCACCCGCGTTGGTTCTCGGAGTTGGTGTCACGGTGCAATACAGTTACAGCGGAATATGAAactgcccccaccaccaccacttcttttttttttctttttaacgcGGTGCTTGGATTAGCCTACTCCCTGACCGCATCTCCTCCTCTTTCCAAATGCACTCTGCAAATATGTGCATGACAAAGTCAGTGGCCACTTGGTTTTTACAGTAGAGTCCTCCTTTAAAACAAGATTGCATTAGGATTACATCAAATTACCAACATTTTCTAAGGTTTTCCTTTACAAGGCAGTAAAACCATCATCGCCGGTCTTCACAGACGCACTGAAGAAGACAAAAACGAGTTGTCCCATTACTCATGCCGCCTGCTGGgcttcttaaatgttttttctaacgCCAGAGATAATTTATGGTCTACAATCAGAAGTTTGATGCATGATGAACAAGTCAAAGAGGGGTatgcataaaaaataagaagCAGCCCCAACATCTGGCTTGCAGACCTCCCTCGATGACACGCAGCGCAGTGTGATCACAGTTCGAGCCACTTCGCAGCATCTCCATCAACCTTAGACACTGAGAGGGTTTAAACTCCTCCACATTTGATCCCAAAGTAATGtttgatgtatttttgacagtttttgaaCAGATTATTCGTCCTGTATCCACCGCAGGCTGAAAAAtcttcctccatctcctcctcgCCTCTCTCTCTCAAATGACAGTGAAAGGAAGTGGGCTTTTGTCAGAAAGCTTTAATGACAGCCATCCCTGCATTTATGCTCTGGTCTTATATGAAGGTGCTCAAACGGGTTTCCTGGAGCAGTCATGCGACACCGAGCAGATTAGAGCGAGCTTCAATTCGGATAAAGGGAGGCCTTTTATATACAAATCAACTTCAAATCACTTTTTAAGCCACTTAGATATACACACCAAGGCAGAATGCTAATGCACTTTTCATTGCTGCAGCTTAGGGAATGGAAGGAGATTAGATGAATTGGTGTCACTAAGCGAACCGTGTTCAAGGGGggttttaacttaattttatgAAAGTAGCACACGCACCTTTGGGTTGCATTTGCGGTGTTTGCGGGTTTCATTGAGCTTTATTTGGATTGGGATCAATTTGTTGAAAGATAAAATGCCAACCCTGAAGTCCCGGGCAACTGCTGTCCcattcaaacaaacatttaatttattgtcCAAAACTTAATTTTTTGACAGACCCCAATTTATGCCAATCTAGGAGTGacattgtttattattatttttgttttattttgaataaagagtTTAGATTGACAAAGTTGTTTCAAACACAACAATGAAGAACAGACGCTCTCATGGAGGTGGGAGGAAGGGGGGACCGCATGACCAAAAACAGTATTGTTGGAGGGTCTGTGAACGGAGCCGCTTGCCTGCTGCTGCCTCCCCGTTGTACAGTGTAAGCTGTATTTACCCCCTCCccctttattatttaaaataattcatcCCTTTATGCATAAAATGTTACTTAACTTTCTCCTTCGCATTTTTTCACTTCCTCCTGGGAGGAAATactttactctgttttaatATAAACTTGTTCCGAAGCATGGAATCACATTCATTGATGGTTTCCATTTTGTCAAATATAAATATACGACTGATTCGTGATTGTGCCAGACCCCGCTGCTTTCCAGGCGCCCGTGCGTAAAAGTTTGGAACCGTGATTTTACGCTCCTCAAATGAAACTATCTCCTGTTGATGCAGCGCTTCATATTGGCCAATATTTAGCAAACAGTTGCCTGTAGAGGCATCTGCTCCCCTCCCctctgccccccacccctccacTTTACTCTCGCCCCCGAGCTCCTCTGTTCTCCGTCTCACTCCTCGGTGGTGCATCGATAATAGGCAACTCCACTTTTTCAcccttatttttttaacattctttcTCAACACTGGACCTAATCACCAGTGTTTTAATGTCACGTCGCGTTAGAAGCTTAACAAAATGGAGCTTTCCAACAAACTCCGTTGGGACCAATTCCTGATTTTGGCAGCAGCACTTATGTCACCTGCATTAACGTAAGTGTACTTGAGGCACAGGAGAGCCGATGTTTGTTCTGCACCTGAATGTTTATAGTTACTAAAATTAGTTTTTCATAAAACCCAAAATTTTGCATATTTGGTTAAAATTTGATGACTTTAAACAAGCAGATTTGGAAATGGTCTGGCTCTCTGTGAGTCCATTCATCACACCGTTGTGAATTTGTGATAGCCTAATAGAACTTTTGCAATTAACATCAATAAACATGTTAACACATTAAAAccagttgtttttattaaaaacatttctgttgatacttttttaaataaagaccaTGAAGCAccctcccccccccaaaaaaacgtATTGTTTTACTTAAGATTTTTTGAGTTGTCTGGAGGATATTCTGAATTTTCTCACAGCAAGATTCCTCTGAATGATCAGCCTCTGACCAGTTCGGATGATTGCCCCCCTCCTACCAACCCTCTCTTCTTCTGCAGTGTGCTGTGCAATGATATTCTCAGCCTAAAGATGGCAGGAGATCCAGTTCTGACCCCTCACTCTGTGTGTTTGAGGCTGGCAGGCCTCAGCAAGCGTCAGATGCGGATGTGTGTGCGGAATCCAGATGTGACCGCATCTGCTCTGCAGGGCATCCAAGTGGCCATCCATGAATGTCAGCACCAGCTCCAGGATCAGCGCTGGAACTGCTCCTCTCTGGAGGGCTACAGCAAACTGCCTTTCCAGACCACCATCCTCAACAGGGGTGAGAACTTTGGATAAAAAGACATTTGGCAGTAAATGATCTGGAGCTTTTCAAAACGTGCCTGTCTTCCATCTAGGTTTTCGCGAGAGTGCCTTCTCCCTGGCTTTGTTGGCAGCGGGTGTGGCTCATTCTGTGGCCTCAGCCTGCAGCATGGGCAAGCTGCGGGGGTGTGGCTGTGAGGCAAAGCGCCACCAGGACGATGACAAGATCAGGCTGAAACTCacccagctgcagctgcagactttACAGAAGGGAGGGGTAGGCATCGACATGACCAGGTCACTTCCCTCAGACTTAAATGGCCACCATGGCAACCTGGCCCCCAACCTACAGGCTGTACATGCCTCTGCCTTTATCAAGCCTTTATCAGATGAATTAAGCTCAATGCAAGACACCTGGGAGTGGGGGGGCTGCAGTCATGACCTACGTTTTGGAGATCGTTTCTCAAGAGACTGGCTTGACTCCCGTGGATCTCCCAGAGACATCCACGCTCGCATGAGGATACACAACAACCGTGTGGGACGACAGGTGAATAATGTCGCTGTCCCTTGTGTTCATGTAGTGCCTCATTTGGATAATGGGATCACAGTTTGAGATTACTTTGCTCACGTTATGTTTCTTTGTTCCACAGGTAGTAACTGACAACATGTCCAGGAAGTGCAAATGTCACGGCACATCTGGGAGTTGTCAGTTCAAGACCTGCTGGCACGTCTCTCCAGAGTTCCGTCTTGTGGGATCTTTGCTCAAAGAGAAGTTCTTGTCGGCTGTCTTTGTCAACTCTCAGAACAAGAATAATGGCGTTTTCAACCCCCGAGCAGTAAACAGTGCCAGCGGAAACCCTGAGGGGTTCAACGGGGGCCGTCGTCGAAGCATGTCCAGAGAGCTGGTGTACTTTGAGAAGTCCCCAGATTTCTGCgaacatgacgcatttttagaTTCTCCAGGAACGCAAGGACGCATTTGCAACAAAACTAGCTACAGCACAGACAGCTGCAGCTCGTTGTGCTGTGGCCGAGGACACAACATCCTCAAACACACACGAAGTGAGAGGTGCAATTGCCGGTTTCACTGGTGTTGCTACGTGTTGTGTGAGGAGTGCCGACTGACAGAGTGGGTCAACGTGTGCAAGTAGATTCCAGTGCTCCTAGTTGTGGCTGCTTTTACCCATCCAGGATTCAAGATGGCTAGTCAGTCCTTTTGCctatttttttagacttttgttGTCCTTTTTTGTGTGATTCTCACAGAGAAACTGTTTATCCAcccctttcccttttttcttccatcatCTGGGATCTATTTTCTCTTTGTAGCCGCTGTTATTCTCAAAATGCCAAGTCAGAGATTGAAGAGGTGACTCATGTCGTTTGTCTTAGCATGGCCTGTTTAGTCCTGCATTCAGCCAATAAAACAATCTTCTCTGTCCCACCAAACAGGAGAGCAACCACAGGGAAGCGTTTCTTTTCCCATGTGCGCGTCctctttgaaatcttttttgtaCAGTAgctgtgtattttgttttgtacattTCTTATTGTAAATGAATTCTGATTAATGTAATTATCTTAACagattttgtctttatttttaatggtcAGAAACTCAACAGAGTTTCAGCACAGTTTATTACAACTTCTACCTACTATTCATGTACtaattttttatcatttgtaaCCGTGACTCAGACTCATTGATGATTTTTGTTTGGGTCAGCTTCAAAGACTCTCAGGGTTTTATTAACTAAAAGGTATTTCAAGGAGATGTGAAGagcataaagggattttatACTAAACATGCACTTTCAGGAACTTGCTATATATTCTTGTAAAACTCAATTTTTGATGCAAGAGTTCAGCCTTTCgtgtatttttgttaaaacatcAACCTAACAGCCAAATTGCTAAAGtattatataaaaagaaaacgtgtgggtgattttgttttttattaactcCTATAAAAATAGAAGTGTGCCCCTTTTCTGATAAATCCAAAATGATGTGGTGCCCTGTCTTTTTGTGAAATTGTATTTCAGGTTTTCATTATTGGGCTTCCTTTTTCTTCTAGTAGACTTCAAAGCggacttttttttcaatctagAAATGAAGCTGAGGTGTGTGTACCTGTGGCTCAACAGATGGGGATGGTTGTGGGAGGTGAGCCCAATGCACTGGAAAGTTTTAGAGGTGAGAGTCTTTTTTGTGGTCCCTTGAAATTGGGAGAAGGACATTTTATGGCTGCGGGATATTGTTTCCTTAAAGTATGACTTTTATTACTGGTGAGTCGCATCAAGAGTGCAGAGACTGGGGGTGATTATACCAGTCTTTACTGTGCAGAGAGCATCTGAGGGGATCATCCATACAGAGTTCATAGCCGGGGACAGAACTTGAACCATGTGTTGCTGGGACCTTTGAATGCAAGTTCCCAGGGAGACAAGTCTGCACAAATATCAAATTATGCACATGAAAATATGCTTGTGTTTGTGCACAAAAGCATTTGTATGTTGAAATACTGGTACAAGTGCACAATGAGAAACATACACATAAACTGAAGATTTAGCAAAATGCTAATGTCACCGCATGGCTCAATTTACGATAGTCACATTCCTGGATATTGTGGATAATCCAGGCTGTCTCTGTGTGCAGCATACTGGGAATATCTTTTCTGCCACATAGGATCTAAGGCAAAGATCCCGTTAGTATGGAGTTTGGTGCATATCGCTCCACATCAAGGAATGACTGGCTGACTATTCTTCTgtgcttttttatgtgttgttgAAGGGGGagtaaaaaggaaaactgtGAGTGGTATAGAATGATAAGAGGTTGGATTTCTGGTTTGCATTTCTTCATTCCTGTATCATTTCACCCTGGAGCTGTTGCATGAGAGAATTTCCTGTCACTGTTTCTCCCATGTGTGAGACAGAGGTTGGTGGACAGCTTAGGActgctttctttttccttcctaTTCTCCCCCCTGTAGAAAGAGACAGATGCATAGCAACACATACACTATCCCATGAATAATGACATCCAGACTGGGTTGAAATTAAAGGGAGTCAGGCAGAAAGAGGAAGCTAGGAGAGATAAAAGTTACCCACTGACTGGCAGGGTGATTATATGTGTAAAGTAAGAAGATTTAGTGTGTTTAGTTGGATCTAAAAGTGTGGGGGACAGCTCCACACTCGTCATGCAGCTGAGATGCAGAGGTAATGGACTAATACTTTACGGAGAAGGGGCGAATAAAGTGTTCTGTATATAAATACATGCCCCAAAACATCTGCTTCTCAACTCCCCTTTCATTTTTTGATGTGGGacaggcagaggaggagagcAGGAGCGAAAACACAAGGAGCCAGCTACCCAGAACATCAAAGCCCCTGCCCTCAACGTGCAGGCCCTCATTAGTTCAGCTAGCAGAACCAACAAGACTTGTGATTGTGTTTGCTGGGGTGCACGCTGGCAGACACTTCAGAGGAAAGGCTCCCTTAAGTCATAATTCCCCACCCTACC is from Oryzias latipes chromosome 7, ASM223467v1 and encodes:
- the wnt10b gene encoding protein Wnt-10b — its product is MELSNKLRWDQFLILAAALMSPALTVLCNDILSLKMAGDPVLTPHSVCLRLAGLSKRQMRMCVRNPDVTASALQGIQVAIHECQHQLQDQRWNCSSLEGYSKLPFQTTILNRGFRESAFSLALLAAGVAHSVASACSMGKLRGCGCEAKRHQDDDKIRLKLTQLQLQTLQKGGVGIDMTRSLPSDLNGHHGNLAPNLQAVHASAFIKPLSDELSSMQDTWEWGGCSHDLRFGDRFSRDWLDSRGSPRDIHARMRIHNNRVGRQVVTDNMSRKCKCHGTSGSCQFKTCWHVSPEFRLVGSLLKEKFLSAVFVNSQNKNNGVFNPRAVNSASGNPEGFNGGRRRSMSRELVYFEKSPDFCEHDAFLDSPGTQGRICNKTSYSTDSCSSLCCGRGHNILKHTRSERCNCRFHWCCYVLCEECRLTEWVNVCK